A stretch of DNA from Shewanella sediminis HAW-EB3:
GGGCGTAGCCCCTCTTTTATCCATGATCTCCGAGAGTCTCCAATTATCAACAATGCAAGCGGGTTTACTGACAACCTTGCCGCTATTGGCTTTCGCGATAGTGTCACCCATAGCCTCATACCTGGCCAAAGAGTATGGTTTAGAGCCTTCGATTATGGGGGCGTTAAGCGTCATTGCCTTGGGGATCCTGATCCGTTCATCGGGGAGTGTCTCGGCACTCTATCTGGGGACTGTGATTATCGGCTGTGGGATCGCTATTGGAAATGTGTTGTTACCCAGTTTGTTAAAGCGTAATTTCCCTGCTCGTATTGCAACATTCACAGCGGTTTATGCGTTAACTATGGGAATAGGCTCCGCCATCAGCTCTGCCGTTGCCGTCCCCCTGGCAGAATTTGATGGTAACGGTTGGGCTCTTTCGATGGGAAGTTTCATCGTGATCCCACTGCTTTCGATGGCAGTTTGGCTACCACAGATGAGAAATGACACACAACCGACCGAAGATACCCGGGGCCTTCCCCATGGTGGAAAAGTTTGGCGTTCGCCATTGGCGTGGCAGGTGACCTTTTTTCTCGGTTTAAATTCATTTATCTCCTACATCATAATCGGTTGGCTACCGACTATTCTTATCGATGCCGGTTACTCGGCTTCACAGGCGGGGGCAATGCATGGATTGCTGCAGCTATCTACCGCGATACCCGGGTTATTGCTTATTCCTCTATTGGCAAGAATGAAAGATCAACGCGGATTAGCATTCGGTGTATCAGTTGCTTCCATGCTAGGTATTCTGGGCTTACTCTATTTCCCAGAACTCGCGATGCTGTGGACTCTTATATTCGGATTCGGTGCAGGTGCGGGCTTAATTCTTGGCTTGTCTTTTATCAGTTTACGCACGGATAGTCCACATCAGGCTGCGGCGCTATCGGGTATGTCTCAGAGTGTCGGTTATCTGTTGGCGGCAATGGGGCCAGCCTTGGTGGGTTCTATCTACAGTGCGACAAACAGCTGGGTGACACCTCTTGTACTATGTGCATCCGGTTGCGGACTCTGCGCCGTGTTCGGTTTGTTTGCCGGAAGAGGTTTAACGATTAATGCTCAGCAAAGCGCCGAGAGTGATAAGGTGGTTCTGGTTAGTTAATTAGTCCATTTAATATACAGCAGATTAACATCTTTCGGGGTGATAACTGCTGTTCACTTCGTTTTACCGTTTGTGGTGGCTTTTGTGTACATGACAAGTTATAGGTAATCATTTGATTTTATATTGATAAATCCCGTAGTTTAATTGGGGTGACTTGCCTGTATGTCGCTTAGGTAGTAGGCCTTTAATGTATCTGAAATGTTATTATTAATGTTAATAAAGACAAAGTGACCGTTCTCTCTTATAGTGGATGACAAATTATAATTAAAACAGAAGTTGTCATGAAAAATTCCACTGAACAAGAACTCGTTACACCACTTTCTACTTTTACGGTCTCGGCAAGAGGTAAGAACCGACTGGAGCCAATCGGCAACTTTCTTAAGACAAACTTCGCTTCACTTCCCCTGAGTCAGGTTGAGAGTATTTTTGGTTTTGTCGAGCGTTCGACCCTGTATGGTGGCCGGGCCTTTCAACAACGACAACTATCCAATAGCGATGTATTACAACTCAATGAGTGGGGGATTGGGGTCAGGATCCCGATGACAAATCACTTTGCTACCCGCGATGAATTTCAGCAAAACAGTCGCATCTTGCAGAAGTACCATAACCCGCTTAACTCCATTATCTGCACCAATGATGACCTGGCTCAATGGATCCGAAACGACTTTCCTGATTATGATATCGAAGCCAGTGTGATTAAAAATATCACCACCTCCAGCCAGATTGAAGATGCGTTATCTATCTACACGACGGTCGTCTTGCCTATGGTTGCAAACGATGACGATGCCCTGTTAGACAGTATCGAAGATAAGAGCCGGATTAGGTTGTTTGCCAATGCCGGATGCGCCTATACCTGTCCCGCCAGGATCTGCTATAAATCTTTCTCAAAGATGAATAAGTTTACCGGGGATGAGTTTAAGTGCTCACAGCCGATAAAGGCTCGGACAAGTAAAGGCATGATTGATTTTGACCTGCAGCGCCTGCGCGATAAAGGTTTCCATAAATTCAAGCTGCTACGTGCTCAGGTAGGTAATCAAACCGGTTATTAGTCGTATAAGAGATAAAGATAAGGACTTTAGAAGAGAAATATGGGTCGGTAATTGTATCTGTATTTCTCTTTCCGCATTTACGCGTTTTTAACCATCAACCGCAGCACGGTTTCCCTTCCTGCACAGGAGGGCATTTCACCGTACCATACGAGCAAAATACGCAGCAGTGACCTTTAAGCGGCCTTAGCAGCGTTTTACATGACGTACATTCGTAATACCATTGGCAAGCATTGGTCGGCATCTCTTCGGTTTTACGATGCCCGCATACGGGACAGGTGATCTCAGAAAGTAGCTCTATGCTCTTCATTTCGACTCCTTAACGGGCTTAGCCGACAGATATACACTCTGTTTCTAGAAGGAAGATGGGAGAAGTTATGTGATAAAAGAGGAGGGGCTCCTCCTCTTTTTCATTTTTGAACAAGGACTTCAAATATACTTTTGAGTTTTTGTCTCGAAATTCAGAGCCCATTGTTCATCACACACAAACTTTCGCCTGAGGCGTTAGTTGTTATTGATTTTTTTTCCAGACAAATGCACCAGCAGCAATGATCACAACGGCTACTAACGGCAATATATCAAACATGTGGTGGAACATGCCTACACCTTCATGTCCTGAATGTGCCCATGCCATTGTTGGCATAGCGAGTAGTGCGATCATAGATAATACTGTCTTCATAGGTAACTCCATTTTGTTTGTTGTAGGTTTAGTTTCAAAAGGTTTTAATCTTTAATTCTTCAATTTGTTGCTATTTTTTAATAACGCTATTCTGTCTCGAGTTCGAGTTGCATCAACAACATCTCTTCACCATCGGTAAGCCGGGTATTGAAACTCTTGCATTGCGGACAGATGAGATTTCTCTCTTCCAGTTGAGTCTGGGTGTCGCAATCACTGCAATGGATCACCAGCGGCTGGATCTGCATCTCGAGCTCGGCATTCTTGCAAATGCCATCGAGTTTAAACGTCTCAAACGCCGTCTTAAGCAGCTCGGGTTCGACACCACTCATCACACCAATTTTTATGACCACTCGCGCAATGCTATTAGCCCGGTTTTCGATGGCATGTTGTTCACACTGCTCTATCAGGGCGCTGACTATAGAGTACTCATGCATGATTAGCAGATCCTCGGTAGCAACTCACCGTGAGGGAGATCCAGGTAGCGATTACTTCCCCATGGCGTTTTGATAACGACTTTGCCAAGGTGCTCATCGGTCACCGTGCCTATGATGGCGGCATTCTCGCAGTGACCGTAGCGTTGCATTATCTCTAACGCCCCTGCCGCGATCTCCTGAGGGAGTGCGATGATAAACGTACCTTCGTTGGCTAAATCATGTGCCTCAAAACCATAGAGTTCGCACAAACCTTTCACTTCATCACAGATAGGGATGGCTGACTCTTCAACCTTAATACCGACATTCGAGGCCACTGCCCACTCATTGAGAACTGCGGCTAATCCGCCTCGCGTTGCATCACGCATGGCATGAATGTCAATATTTGCGGCGATGAGCTGCTCGATAACCGGCCATAAATTGGCACAATCACTGGTAAGCTCCGACTCGAGAGAAAGTGCCTCTCTGGCCATCAAGATTGCGGCGCCATGACGTCCTATGTCTCGTGAGACTAAGATGGCATCACCTTGCTGAATGTTCTTGACCGAGATCCCCTTGTGCAACACTCGTCCCACGCCGGAAGTATTGATAAACAGACCATCGGCGCAACCTTTCGGCACCACCTTGGTATCGCCACAGACGATGCGTGTGCCACTCTTGGCTAACTCCTGACTCATACTCGCAGCGATAGTTTTGAGCTTAGAAACCTCGAAACCCTCTTCGATG
This window harbors:
- a CDS encoding GDCCVxC domain-containing (seleno)protein, encoding MKSIELLSEITCPVCGHRKTEEMPTNACQWYYECTSCKTLLRPLKGHCCVFCSYGTVKCPPVQEGKPCCG
- a CDS encoding CynX/NimT family MFS transporter; amino-acid sequence: MKRSTQTGLLVAGILLFAANLRAPITGVAPLLSMISESLQLSTMQAGLLTTLPLLAFAIVSPIASYLAKEYGLEPSIMGALSVIALGILIRSSGSVSALYLGTVIIGCGIAIGNVLLPSLLKRNFPARIATFTAVYALTMGIGSAISSAVAVPLAEFDGNGWALSMGSFIVIPLLSMAVWLPQMRNDTQPTEDTRGLPHGGKVWRSPLAWQVTFFLGLNSFISYIIIGWLPTILIDAGYSASQAGAMHGLLQLSTAIPGLLLIPLLARMKDQRGLAFGVSVASMLGILGLLYFPELAMLWTLIFGFGAGAGLILGLSFISLRTDSPHQAAALSGMSQSVGYLLAAMGPALVGSIYSATNSWVTPLVLCASGCGLCAVFGLFAGRGLTINAQQSAESDKVVLVS
- the hypA gene encoding hydrogenase/urease nickel incorporation protein HypA, which gives rise to MHEYSIVSALIEQCEQHAIENRANSIARVVIKIGVMSGVEPELLKTAFETFKLDGICKNAELEMQIQPLVIHCSDCDTQTQLEERNLICPQCKSFNTRLTDGEEMLLMQLELETE
- the hypE gene encoding hydrogenase expression/formation protein HypE, yielding MSNKMKSKTVQLSHGGGGKEMNALIQDIFFSEFHNPILNSEEDAALLNLSGETAFTTDSFTVAPIFFAGGDIGKLAIAGTVNDLAMMGAEPQYLSCSFIIEEGFEVSKLKTIAASMSQELAKSGTRIVCGDTKVVPKGCADGLFINTSGVGRVLHKGISVKNIQQGDAILVSRDIGRHGAAILMAREALSLESELTSDCANLWPVIEQLIAANIDIHAMRDATRGGLAAVLNEWAVASNVGIKVEESAIPICDEVKGLCELYGFEAHDLANEGTFIIALPQEIAAGALEIMQRYGHCENAAIIGTVTDEHLGKVVIKTPWGSNRYLDLPHGELLPRIC